In one Streptomyces venezuelae genomic region, the following are encoded:
- a CDS encoding cytochrome P450 family protein → MDPSGGCPHADNARLLARGAVAPVVLPGEVAGMAVLGHDALRDFLAHPDVAKNAAHFTALRSGGIPDGWPLRTFATVHGMTTADGADHRRLRSLVSRAFTPRRVEQLAPRIAGLTSRLLDDLDRRAAGSDGVVDLRAHFALPLPMGVICELLGVEAQHHDRLHRLSNQIVATDIGPQQALAANREMVDVLGDVVAARMENPGDDLTSALIAAREEDGDRLGPHELLGTLMLMIVAGHETTLNLITNAVRALCTHRDQLDLVTSGRATWADVVEETLRWDSPVSYFPFRYPTRDLTLDGTVIPKGTPVLAGYSAAGRDPKAHGPDADRFVLTRTGSARHLSLGHGAHYCLGAPLARLEATVALEQLFARFPRLDLAEPDGELPRHASFVGNSVRRLPVRPHG, encoded by the coding sequence ATGGACCCCTCCGGCGGCTGTCCGCACGCGGACAACGCCCGGCTGCTCGCGCGGGGCGCGGTCGCTCCCGTGGTCCTGCCCGGTGAGGTGGCGGGCATGGCGGTGCTCGGGCACGACGCGCTCCGGGATTTCCTCGCCCACCCCGACGTCGCCAAGAACGCGGCGCACTTCACCGCGTTGCGGTCCGGCGGGATACCGGACGGCTGGCCGCTCAGGACCTTCGCCACGGTGCACGGCATGACCACGGCGGACGGGGCCGACCACCGGCGCCTGCGGTCGCTGGTGAGCCGGGCGTTCACCCCGCGCCGCGTGGAGCAACTCGCGCCGCGCATAGCCGGATTGACGTCCCGGTTGCTCGACGACCTCGACCGGCGGGCCGCCGGGAGTGACGGAGTCGTGGACCTGCGCGCCCACTTCGCGCTGCCGCTGCCGATGGGCGTCATCTGCGAACTGCTCGGCGTGGAGGCCCAACACCACGACCGCCTCCACCGCCTCTCCAACCAGATCGTCGCCACGGACATCGGCCCGCAACAGGCGCTGGCCGCGAACCGGGAGATGGTGGACGTGCTGGGCGACGTCGTGGCCGCCCGCATGGAGAACCCCGGCGACGACCTCACGTCCGCCCTGATCGCCGCCCGCGAGGAGGACGGCGACCGGCTGGGCCCGCACGAGCTGCTGGGCACCCTGATGCTCATGATCGTCGCGGGCCACGAGACGACGCTGAACCTGATCACGAACGCGGTACGCGCCCTGTGCACGCACCGCGACCAGCTCGACCTGGTCACGTCGGGCCGGGCGACCTGGGCGGACGTGGTCGAGGAGACGCTGCGCTGGGACAGCCCCGTCAGCTACTTCCCGTTCCGCTATCCGACCCGGGACCTGACGCTGGACGGCACGGTCATCCCCAAGGGCACCCCCGTGCTCGCCGGATACTCCGCCGCGGGCCGCGACCCCAAGGCCCACGGCCCCGACGCCGACAGATTCGTCCTCACCCGCACCGGTTCCGCCCGCCATCTCTCCCTCGGCCACGGCGCGCACTACTGCCTGGGCGCCCCGCTGGCCCGCCTGGAGGCCACCGTCGCCCTCGAACAGCTCTTCGCCCGCTTCCCGCGATTGGACCTCGCCGAACCGGACGGCGAACTGCCGCGCCACGCCTCTTTCGTGGGCAACAGCGTGCGGAGGCTGCCCGTACGGCCGCACGGCTGA
- a CDS encoding deoxynucleoside kinase: MAVICVGGMIGIGKTSVAELIAKELGSEVFYESVEDNPILPLFYTAGPEEIEARRYPFLLQLYFLQTRFAAIKEAYKQDDNVLDRSIYEDWYFAKVNHDLGRISSLEMQIYEGLLSEMMREIDGLPYRKAPDLMVYLRADFPTVLHRIGLRGRDFEQDQSLVEYYRTLWSGYDDWVHQHYSASDVLVIDMNETDVVNRPQDAERVVRETVDALALAKSRLV; encoded by the coding sequence ATGGCAGTGATCTGCGTCGGCGGCATGATCGGGATCGGTAAGACGAGTGTGGCCGAGCTGATCGCCAAGGAGCTGGGGAGCGAGGTCTTCTACGAGAGCGTGGAGGACAATCCGATCCTCCCCCTCTTCTACACGGCCGGCCCCGAGGAGATAGAGGCGAGGCGCTACCCCTTCCTGCTCCAGCTCTACTTCCTGCAGACGCGCTTCGCCGCGATCAAAGAGGCGTACAAGCAGGACGACAACGTCCTCGACCGCTCCATCTACGAGGACTGGTACTTCGCCAAGGTCAACCACGACCTCGGCAGGATCAGCTCCCTGGAGATGCAGATCTACGAGGGGCTGCTCTCGGAGATGATGCGCGAGATCGACGGCCTGCCCTACCGCAAGGCACCTGATCTCATGGTGTACCTCCGGGCGGACTTCCCGACGGTGCTGCACCGCATCGGGCTGCGGGGGCGCGACTTCGAACAGGACCAGAGCCTCGTGGAGTACTACCGGACCCTGTGGTCGGGCTACGACGACTGGGTTCACCAGCACTACTCCGCCAGCGATGTCCTCGTGATCGACATGAACGAGACCGACGTCGTCAACCGACCCCAGGACGCGGAGCGAGTGGTCCGGGAGACAGTGGACGCCCTGGCACTGGCGAAGTCACGCCTCGTCTGA
- a CDS encoding anaerobic ribonucleoside-triphosphate reductase activating protein → MIAIGGWSRLSTCDWPGRLVTTVFCQGCPWRCGYCHNPALLDPRAAVHIAWEDVAAHLDRRRGLLDGIVFSGGEPLLQPRLADAARAARERGHAVGLHTAGAFPRRFETLLSEGLLDWVGFDIKAGPDAYDRVTATNNSFPPAERSLRMLRDSGVPHQLRTTVGPAALDGDDITSLTAWLGEHGLHDHVWQTARPV, encoded by the coding sequence GTGATCGCGATAGGCGGCTGGTCCCGGCTGTCCACCTGTGACTGGCCGGGCCGCCTCGTCACCACCGTCTTCTGCCAGGGCTGCCCGTGGCGTTGCGGCTACTGCCACAATCCCGCACTCCTCGACCCTCGGGCCGCTGTGCACATCGCGTGGGAGGACGTGGCGGCGCACCTCGACCGCCGACGAGGGCTGCTCGACGGCATCGTCTTCTCCGGAGGCGAGCCCCTCCTCCAGCCCCGGCTGGCCGACGCCGCACGCGCCGCACGGGAGCGCGGCCACGCGGTCGGTCTGCACACCGCAGGCGCCTTCCCACGCCGGTTCGAGACCCTGCTGTCCGAAGGGCTCCTCGACTGGGTCGGCTTCGACATCAAGGCCGGCCCCGACGCCTACGACCGAGTCACGGCGACGAACAACAGCTTCCCGCCCGCCGAGCGGAGTCTGCGGATGCTGCGCGACTCCGGAGTACCCCACCAGCTGCGCACCACCGTCGGCCCGGCCGCCCTGGACGGCGACGACATCACCTCTCTCACCGCTTGGCTGGGGGAGCACGGCCTGCACGACCACGTGTGGCAGACAGCCCGTCCTGTCTGA
- a CDS encoding ribonucleoside triphosphate reductase: MTQINAVDSVTEYLDRRDWRVNANANQGYSLGGLILNVAGKVVANYWLDHVYPKGVGRAHREGDFHLHDLDMLAGYCAGWSLRTLLTEGFNGVPGQIDSAPPKHFSSAVGQIVNFLGTLQNEWAGAQAFSSFDTYMAPFVRKDAMTYDEVHQCVQEMVHNLNVPSRWGTQTPFTNLTFDWTCPQDLRAQVPVIGGDEMGFTYGELQAEMDLINRAYIEVMTSGDASGRVFTFPIPTYNITQDFPWESENATRLFAMTAKYGLPYFQNFLNSEREPGQIRSMCCRLQLDLTQLLTRGNGLFGSAEQTGSLGVVTINCARLGHVHAGDEAGLFAALDRLLNLAKDSLEIKRVTVQELIDSGLLPYSNRYLGTLRNHFSTIGVNGINEMIRNFTHDRADITAAEGHAMAVRLLDHVRARMIEFQEETGHLYNLEATPAEGTTYRFAKEDRRRFPAILQAGTDSNPYYTNSSQLPVGWTDDPYEALERQDELQTKYTGGTVVHLYMAERISTAEACRALVRRSLERFSLPYLTVTPTFSICPGHGYLPGEHTTCPTCSATCEVWTRVMGYHRPVSSFNIGKKGEHTEREHFTETAAARA; the protein is encoded by the coding sequence GTGACGCAGATCAATGCCGTCGATTCGGTGACCGAGTACCTGGACCGCCGTGACTGGCGGGTCAACGCCAACGCGAACCAGGGCTATTCGCTCGGCGGACTGATCCTCAACGTGGCCGGAAAGGTCGTGGCCAACTACTGGCTCGACCACGTGTACCCGAAGGGCGTGGGCCGCGCGCACCGCGAGGGCGATTTCCACCTCCATGACCTCGACATGCTCGCCGGGTACTGCGCGGGCTGGTCCCTGCGCACCCTGCTGACCGAGGGGTTCAACGGGGTGCCCGGGCAGATCGACTCGGCCCCGCCGAAGCACTTCTCCTCGGCCGTCGGCCAGATCGTCAACTTCCTCGGGACGCTCCAGAACGAGTGGGCGGGCGCGCAGGCGTTCAGCTCGTTCGACACCTACATGGCGCCGTTCGTCCGCAAGGACGCGATGACGTACGACGAGGTCCACCAGTGCGTGCAGGAGATGGTGCACAACCTCAACGTCCCCTCCCGGTGGGGCACCCAGACACCGTTCACCAATCTCACCTTCGACTGGACGTGTCCGCAGGACCTGCGCGCCCAGGTGCCGGTCATCGGCGGCGACGAGATGGGCTTCACCTACGGCGAACTGCAGGCCGAGATGGATCTGATCAACCGGGCCTACATCGAGGTGATGACGTCCGGTGACGCCTCGGGACGTGTCTTCACCTTCCCGATCCCGACGTACAACATCACCCAGGACTTTCCCTGGGAGAGCGAGAACGCGACGAGGCTGTTCGCGATGACCGCGAAGTACGGCTTGCCCTACTTCCAGAACTTCCTCAACTCCGAACGCGAACCCGGCCAGATCCGTTCCATGTGCTGCCGACTCCAGCTGGACCTGACCCAGCTGCTCACCCGGGGCAACGGTCTCTTCGGCAGTGCCGAACAGACCGGATCTCTGGGCGTCGTCACGATCAACTGCGCGCGGCTCGGGCATGTGCACGCCGGCGACGAGGCAGGGTTGTTCGCCGCGCTCGACCGCCTCCTGAACCTGGCGAAGGACAGCCTGGAGATCAAGCGGGTCACCGTCCAGGAACTGATCGACAGCGGACTGCTCCCGTACAGCAATCGGTACTTGGGGACCCTGCGCAATCACTTCTCCACGATCGGTGTGAACGGCATCAACGAGATGATCCGCAACTTCACCCACGATCGCGCCGACATCACCGCGGCGGAAGGTCACGCCATGGCGGTCCGGCTGCTGGATCACGTGCGGGCGCGGATGATCGAGTTCCAGGAGGAGACGGGACACCTGTACAACCTGGAGGCGACCCCCGCCGAGGGAACCACGTACCGCTTCGCGAAGGAGGACCGCCGGCGCTTCCCCGCGATCCTCCAGGCGGGTACGGACTCCAACCCGTACTACACCAACTCCTCGCAGCTGCCGGTCGGCTGGACCGATGATCCGTACGAGGCACTGGAGCGGCAGGACGAACTCCAGACGAAGTACACCGGCGGCACCGTCGTGCACCTCTACATGGCGGAGCGGATCTCCACCGCCGAGGCGTGCCGCGCCCTCGTGCGCCGTTCCCTGGAGCGCTTCTCCCTGCCCTACCTGACGGTGACGCCGACGTTCTCCATCTGCCCCGGACACGGCTATCTGCCCGGCGAACACACCACCTGCCCGACCTGTTCCGCTACGTGCGAGGTGTGGACCCGGGTCATGGGCTACCACCGTCCGGTCTCCTCCTTCAACATCGGCAAGAAGGGCGAGCACACCGAACGCGAGCACTTCACCGAAACGGCGGCGGCGCGGGCGTGA
- a CDS encoding short-chain fatty acyl-CoA regulator family protein: protein MGKTYAGARLRRLREERGMSQAELARTLGISPSYLNQLEHDSRPLTVQVLLRLTEVFGLDAHFFSERDTSRLMADLHEALASEIDAARVSPTDLSELASRMPAVARVLVDLGRRNQRLAELVGADGDRDAGLDAPRSPHEEIRDYFYRRQNYLHEIDTAAEELATAIGIRPGEVLSALTTRLTERHTVHLSTESGDRLHHYDTATRTLHLSTRLRPGQRAFRMATQLALLEHGDELDREAAEDFAPASPAHSLARIGIANYFAAALILPYRDFHTAAEAVRYDIERLTDHYGLGYETVCHRLSTLQRPRLRGVPFSFVRVDRAGNVSKRQSATGFHFSRAGGTCPLWNVYEAFAAPGRIHVQLAEMPDGQRYLWTARAVTRHRGGWGVPGKTFTIGLGCELRHAHRLVYSDGLDLGRSAAATPIGMGCRVCERLECPQRAAPPLGRPLHIDQNATTFVPYPVAPGPQGHAHS, encoded by the coding sequence ATGGGCAAGACGTACGCGGGCGCCCGGCTGCGCAGGCTGCGCGAGGAGCGCGGCATGAGCCAGGCCGAGCTGGCCCGCACGCTCGGCATCTCACCCAGCTACCTGAACCAGCTGGAACACGACTCGCGCCCCCTCACGGTCCAGGTGCTGCTGCGCCTGACCGAGGTGTTCGGCCTCGACGCGCACTTCTTCTCCGAGCGGGACACCAGCCGCCTGATGGCGGACCTGCACGAGGCGCTGGCGTCGGAGATCGACGCGGCGCGCGTCTCACCGACGGACCTGAGTGAACTCGCCTCCCGTATGCCCGCCGTCGCGCGGGTCCTGGTGGACCTCGGCCGCCGCAACCAGCGTCTCGCCGAACTCGTCGGGGCGGACGGGGACCGCGACGCCGGACTCGACGCCCCGCGCTCCCCGCACGAGGAGATCCGCGACTACTTCTACCGGCGCCAGAACTACCTGCACGAAATCGACACCGCGGCGGAGGAACTCGCGACCGCCATCGGTATCCGTCCCGGCGAGGTCCTGAGCGCGCTGACGACCCGTCTCACCGAACGGCACACGGTGCACCTGAGCACGGAGTCCGGCGACCGACTGCACCACTACGACACGGCGACGCGCACCCTGCACCTGTCGACGCGACTGCGCCCCGGCCAGCGCGCCTTCCGCATGGCCACCCAGCTCGCGCTCCTGGAGCACGGGGACGAGCTGGACCGCGAGGCCGCCGAGGACTTCGCCCCCGCCTCACCGGCCCACTCCCTGGCCCGGATCGGCATCGCCAACTACTTCGCCGCCGCGCTGATCCTGCCGTACCGCGACTTCCACACCGCAGCCGAAGCGGTGCGTTACGACATCGAACGCCTCACCGACCACTACGGCCTCGGCTACGAAACCGTCTGCCACCGCCTGAGCACCCTCCAACGGCCCCGGCTGCGCGGCGTCCCGTTCTCCTTCGTCCGCGTCGACCGCGCCGGCAACGTCTCCAAACGGCAGTCCGCCACCGGCTTCCACTTCTCCCGCGCGGGCGGCACCTGCCCGCTGTGGAACGTCTACGAGGCCTTCGCCGCCCCCGGCCGCATCCACGTCCAGCTCGCCGAAATGCCGGACGGACAGCGGTACTTGTGGACCGCCCGCGCCGTCACCCGCCACCGCGGCGGCTGGGGAGTGCCGGGGAAGACCTTCACGATCGGCCTCGGCTGCGAGCTGCGCCACGCGCACCGGCTCGTCTACTCCGACGGCCTCGACCTCGGCCGCAGCGCGGCCGCCACCCCGATCGGCATGGGCTGCCGCGTCTGCGAGCGCCTGGAGTGCCCGCAGCGCGCGGCGCCGCCCCTGGGCCGCCCGCTGCACATCGACCAGAACGCCACCACCTTCGTGCCCTACCCCGTGGCGCCCGGCCCTCAGGGGCATGCCCACTCGTGA
- the aceA gene encoding isocitrate lyase, whose translation MATDTLTQAADELARRWSTDPRWKGIERTYSAADVVRLSGSVREEQTLARRGAERLWRQLHENDYIHSLGALTGGQAVQQVKAGLQAIYLSGWQVAADANLAGHTYPDQSLYPANSVPQVVRRINNALLRADQIATSEGDHSVDWLAPIVADAEAGFGGPLNAFELTKAMIAAGAAGIHYEDQLASEKKCGHLGGKVLVPTSQHIRTLNSARLAADIADVPTLLVARTDALAANLLTSDVDERDAEFVTGERTAEGFYRVRNGMAPVIARGLAYAPYADLIWVETGTPDLAQARAFAEAIHAEHPDQMLAYNCSPSFNWKAALDDDQIAKFQRELGAMGYRFQFITLAGFHSLNHGMFDLARGYAEHGMTAYVDLQEREFAAQEHGFTAVRHQREVGTGYFDLVSTAVNPNSSTTALSGSTEEEQFH comes from the coding sequence ATGGCAACCGACACGTTGACGCAGGCAGCCGACGAACTCGCCCGCCGCTGGTCCACGGACCCGCGCTGGAAGGGCATCGAGCGTACCTACAGTGCCGCGGACGTCGTACGCCTCTCCGGGAGCGTCCGCGAGGAGCAGACCCTCGCCCGGCGCGGCGCCGAGCGGCTGTGGCGGCAGCTGCACGAGAACGACTACATCCACTCCCTCGGCGCGCTGACGGGCGGCCAGGCCGTGCAGCAGGTCAAGGCCGGGCTGCAGGCCATCTACCTGTCCGGCTGGCAGGTCGCCGCGGACGCCAACCTGGCCGGGCACACCTACCCCGACCAGAGCCTGTACCCGGCCAACTCCGTTCCCCAGGTGGTGCGCCGGATCAACAACGCGCTGCTGCGCGCCGACCAGATCGCCACCAGTGAGGGCGACCACTCCGTGGACTGGCTCGCGCCCATCGTGGCCGACGCGGAGGCCGGGTTCGGCGGTCCGCTGAACGCCTTCGAGCTGACCAAGGCGATGATCGCGGCGGGCGCCGCCGGCATCCACTACGAGGACCAGCTCGCCTCGGAGAAGAAGTGCGGCCACCTCGGCGGCAAGGTGCTCGTCCCCACCTCCCAGCACATCCGCACCCTCAACTCGGCCCGTCTCGCGGCGGACATCGCCGACGTGCCCACGCTGCTCGTCGCCCGTACCGACGCGCTCGCCGCCAACCTGCTGACCAGCGACGTCGACGAGCGGGACGCGGAGTTCGTGACGGGTGAGCGTACGGCGGAGGGCTTCTACCGGGTGCGCAACGGCATGGCCCCCGTCATCGCGCGCGGCCTGGCCTACGCCCCCTACGCCGACCTGATCTGGGTCGAGACGGGCACGCCCGACCTGGCACAGGCGCGCGCGTTCGCCGAGGCGATCCACGCGGAGCACCCGGACCAGATGCTGGCCTACAACTGCTCGCCGTCCTTCAACTGGAAGGCCGCCCTCGACGACGACCAGATCGCCAAGTTCCAGCGGGAGCTGGGCGCGATGGGCTACCGCTTCCAGTTCATCACCCTGGCCGGCTTCCACTCCCTCAACCACGGCATGTTCGACCTGGCCCGCGGCTACGCCGAGCACGGCATGACCGCCTACGTCGACCTCCAGGAGCGGGAGTTCGCGGCGCAGGAGCACGGCTTCACCGCCGTCAGGCACCAGCGCGAGGTCGGCACCGGCTACTTCGACCTCGTCTCCACCGCCGTCAACCCGAACTCCTCCACGACGGCGCTGTCCGGCTCCACAGAGGAGGAGCAGTTCCACTAG
- the aceB gene encoding malate synthase A, translating to MSPQLLTQPVQVLAAPGDRHDEILTPAALDFIGTLARTFAPDRARLLKERRRRAMRLAEGRPLDFSMVTRPIREDPGWRVAPPAPGLTDRRVEITGPPERRMTINALNSGAQVWLADFEDATAPTWDNVIGGQLNLLDAIERRIDFTTEAGKEYRLATDRPLATIVVRPRGWHLDEEHLEVDGRPVPAALVDFGLYFFHCAQRQIDAGHGPYFYLPKLENRDEARLWNDIFLLAQELLSIPRGTIRATVLIETVTAAFDMEEMLYELREHSAGLNAGRWDYLFSIIKTFGHRTDFLLPDRARVTMTAPFMRAYTDLLVRTCHKRGAHAIGGMAAQVPGKDPEANAAALAKVRLDKEREAQDGFDGSWVSHPALVPLCREVFDDVLGDAPHQLSRTREDVAVTPVQLLAVRKVSGAPTAEGVRTNISVALRYFAAWLRGQGAVALDGLMEDAATAEIARVQIWQWLRHRQIDRETVLALVEEELDALAAELPYAPLAEIRDLLQRTALSTELPLFFTPDAYTRHLVRTREPRS from the coding sequence ATGTCACCGCAACTACTCACCCAGCCCGTTCAGGTGCTCGCCGCTCCCGGTGACCGCCACGACGAGATCCTCACGCCCGCCGCGCTCGACTTCATCGGCACGCTCGCCCGCACGTTCGCCCCGGATCGCGCGCGTCTGCTCAAGGAGCGCCGGCGCCGGGCGATGCGGCTCGCGGAGGGCCGCCCCCTCGACTTCTCGATGGTGACGCGGCCGATACGCGAGGACCCCGGCTGGCGGGTGGCGCCACCGGCTCCTGGTCTGACCGACCGGCGCGTGGAGATCACGGGGCCTCCCGAACGGCGGATGACCATCAACGCGCTCAACTCCGGCGCGCAGGTGTGGCTGGCCGACTTCGAGGACGCCACCGCACCGACCTGGGACAACGTGATCGGCGGACAGCTCAACCTGCTGGACGCGATCGAGCGGCGCATCGACTTCACGACCGAGGCGGGCAAGGAGTACCGGCTGGCCACCGACCGGCCGCTCGCCACCATCGTGGTCAGGCCGCGCGGCTGGCACCTCGACGAGGAACACCTGGAGGTCGACGGCCGCCCAGTGCCGGCCGCCCTCGTCGACTTCGGCCTGTACTTCTTCCACTGCGCACAGCGGCAGATCGACGCGGGACACGGCCCGTACTTCTACCTGCCCAAGCTGGAGAACCGCGACGAGGCCCGGCTCTGGAACGACATCTTCCTCCTCGCCCAGGAACTTCTCTCCATCCCCCGCGGCACGATCCGGGCCACCGTCCTGATCGAGACGGTCACCGCGGCGTTCGACATGGAGGAGATGCTGTACGAACTGCGTGAACACAGCGCCGGCCTGAACGCGGGACGCTGGGACTACCTCTTCAGCATCATCAAGACCTTCGGGCACCGCACGGACTTCCTCCTGCCGGACCGCGCCCGGGTCACGATGACCGCACCGTTCATGCGGGCCTACACCGATCTCCTCGTGCGCACCTGCCACAAGCGCGGCGCCCATGCCATAGGCGGGATGGCCGCTCAGGTGCCCGGCAAGGACCCCGAGGCGAACGCGGCCGCACTGGCGAAGGTCCGCCTGGACAAGGAACGCGAGGCCCAGGACGGCTTCGACGGGTCGTGGGTCTCTCATCCCGCGCTCGTCCCGCTCTGCCGCGAGGTGTTCGACGACGTCCTGGGGGACGCGCCCCACCAGCTGAGCCGCACACGCGAGGACGTGGCCGTCACGCCCGTGCAGCTGCTCGCCGTGCGCAAGGTGAGCGGAGCCCCGACGGCCGAGGGCGTGCGCACCAACATCTCCGTCGCGCTGCGGTACTTCGCCGCCTGGCTGCGCGGGCAGGGCGCGGTCGCCCTGGACGGCCTGATGGAGGACGCCGCCACCGCGGAGATCGCCCGGGTCCAGATCTGGCAGTGGCTGCGTCACCGTCAGATCGACCGGGAGACCGTCCTCGCCCTCGTCGAGGAGGAACTGGACGCGCTCGCCGCCGAGTTGCCGTACGCGCCCCTGGCGGAGATCCGGGACCTCCTCCAGCGCACCGCCCTCAGCACGGAGCTCCCGCTCTTCTTCACGCCCGACGCCTACACGCGCCACCTCGTGCGCACCCGGGAGCCGCGGTCATGA
- a CDS encoding 3-hydroxybutyryl-CoA dehydrogenase, protein MTIDVQRVGVVGGGQMGAGIAEVCARAGLDTIVCEADATAVQRARDRVTASLDKAVGRGRCTAEVARSALEKMTFTGDLTDLADRQLVIEAIVENTDAKTELFAALDKIVEDPAAVLATNTSSIPVMRLGMATDRADRVVGLHFFNPVPVLPLVEVVTSLHTSSDTSALAEEFAATTLGKTVVRSRDRAGFVVNALLIPYLLAAIRMTESGFATPTDVDHGMELGCAHPMGPLRLADLIGLDTVAAIADSLYEEFKEPLYAPPPLLQRMVEAGLLGRKTGRGFHVYERGATENHRG, encoded by the coding sequence ATGACCATCGACGTGCAGCGGGTGGGGGTCGTCGGAGGCGGCCAGATGGGCGCGGGCATCGCCGAGGTCTGCGCCCGCGCCGGCCTGGACACGATCGTGTGCGAGGCCGACGCCACGGCCGTGCAACGCGCCCGCGACCGCGTCACCGCCTCGCTCGACAAGGCGGTCGGCCGCGGCAGGTGCACGGCCGAGGTCGCGCGGAGCGCCCTGGAGAAGATGACGTTCACCGGAGACCTGACCGACCTGGCGGACCGGCAGCTCGTCATCGAGGCGATCGTCGAGAACACCGACGCCAAGACCGAGCTGTTCGCCGCCCTCGACAAGATCGTCGAGGATCCGGCCGCGGTCCTCGCCACCAACACCTCATCGATCCCCGTGATGCGTCTCGGCATGGCGACCGACCGCGCTGACCGCGTCGTGGGACTGCACTTCTTCAACCCTGTCCCGGTTCTGCCTCTGGTCGAGGTCGTCACATCTCTGCACACCTCGTCCGATACCTCCGCCCTGGCCGAGGAATTCGCCGCCACAACGCTCGGCAAGACCGTCGTGCGCTCCCGTGACCGCGCCGGCTTCGTCGTCAACGCCCTGCTCATCCCCTACCTCCTCGCGGCGATCCGCATGACGGAGTCCGGCTTCGCGACGCCGACCGATGTCGACCACGGCATGGAGCTGGGCTGCGCGCACCCGATGGGCCCGCTGCGCCTCGCCGACCTGATCGGGCTCGACACGGTCGCGGCGATCGCCGATTCGCTGTACGAGGAGTTCAAGGAGCCGCTGTACGCACCGCCGCCGCTGCTCCAGCGCATGGTCGAGGCGGGCTTGCTGGGGCGGAAGACGGGGCGCGGCTTCCACGTCTACGAGCGGGGAGCCACCGAGAACCACCGGGGCTGA
- the cobF gene encoding precorrin-6A synthase (deacetylating), with amino-acid sequence MSTEQRAILVIGIGAGDPDHLTLQAVKAIRRADVFFIVGKGPHKASLTDLRHQMIDEHAQGPYRVVEVEDPSRDRRPMDRSDYTAAVQDWRERRGEIFERAMREEMTAGETGAFLVWGDPSLYDSTLGILGDIEDRGALGVNVEVIPGITSVASLTARHRIPLNQVGRPVHITPARRLADVGHNDDGDIVVMLDANESFTQVEGDDVWIYWGAYLGTPDELLIAGPLHEVSERIRRVRAEARERHGWIMDTYLLRIAQGTPRGAASVVPGETDRSGGHVA; translated from the coding sequence ATGAGTACGGAACAGCGCGCGATCCTCGTCATCGGCATCGGAGCCGGCGATCCCGACCACCTGACCCTCCAGGCCGTGAAGGCGATCCGGCGCGCCGACGTCTTCTTCATCGTCGGCAAGGGCCCGCACAAAGCGTCCCTGACCGACCTGCGCCACCAGATGATCGACGAGCACGCGCAGGGCCCGTACCGCGTGGTGGAGGTCGAGGACCCCAGTCGCGACCGGCGCCCGATGGACCGTTCCGACTACACGGCGGCCGTCCAGGACTGGCGCGAGCGGCGCGGCGAGATCTTCGAGCGGGCGATGCGCGAGGAGATGACAGCCGGTGAGACAGGGGCGTTCCTCGTCTGGGGCGACCCGTCTCTGTACGACAGCACACTCGGCATCCTCGGGGACATCGAGGACCGCGGCGCCCTCGGTGTGAACGTCGAGGTGATTCCCGGGATCACCAGCGTCGCCTCCCTGACCGCCCGTCACCGCATCCCACTCAACCAGGTGGGCCGCCCGGTGCACATCACTCCCGCCCGCCGCCTCGCCGACGTCGGCCATAACGACGACGGCGACATCGTCGTCATGCTCGACGCGAACGAGTCGTTCACCCAGGTCGAGGGCGACGACGTGTGGATCTACTGGGGTGCCTACCTCGGCACCCCGGACGAACTGCTCATCGCCGGGCCGCTCCACGAGGTTTCCGAACGCATCCGGCGCGTCCGCGCAGAGGCTCGCGAGCGGCACGGCTGGATCATGGACACATATCTGCTGCGGATCGCGCAGGGGACGCCGCGGGGAGCCGCGTCAGTGGTGCCAGGGGAGACGGACCGGAGCGGCGGGCACGTCGCCTGA